The DNA sequence CCGGATATTCGGTCATGATGACGCCGCCCTTATCGACGATCTTTTCATAGAGCGCGGCGTTCTCCGCGGGGTATATCGTATCCTGTCCTGAGCCGAGCACGCCGACAGTGGTCCCCGATGTAGAAACGGCGCCCCAATGCGCCGCCGCGTCGATGCCCTTTGCAAGCCCGCTTATCACCCAGATATTGAGCGCCGCGAGATTCGATGCTGTTGTGAACGCATATCGCTGCGAGGTCTCCGACGGCTTTCGCGTACCGACGAGCCCGACCGCGTTGCGCGAGAGATTCGTTATATCTCCGCGGACGTAGAGCACGGCGGGCGGACTGTCGATGTTCTTGAGATTGAAAGGATAANNNNNNNNNNGATAATGCCCATCATCGATGGTGACAATGGCTATTCCGCGCGCATTCGCATCCTCGATGATCGCATCCGCGCGGTCGAGGACCTTTTCACGATCAAATGCCCCGACGCGTTTTCCGAACGAAGCGGAAAGAAAATGCGCGACATCATGACCGGAAGCGGCGAATACCGCCTCTATGCTGCCGAACTCGGACAGAAGCCGGCCGATGCGAGCCATACCGACGTTCTCTATCTGTGTAAGCGCTATGTAGTGCCGGGTATTGTTGTTCACCGTTTCTTTCCTTCGCGAACGATACCGAGCATGAGCGCCATGGCGGCAAGTGCGAGCAGTGCGCCGAAACTGAAAGCGAAGCGTGCTCCGAGTGATGCATAGAGCGCCCCGAATATGATGCTCGCCGGGAGCGCACCGATGCCGACGGCGAAATGGTAAAGCCCGAACGCGCTCGCGCGGCGCTTCTCAGGGACAAGGTCAGCGACGAAGGCTTTTTCCGTTCCCTCGGTGAATGAATAGAAGAGCGCGTATACGGCGAAGAGGACGAATGTCATGATAAGCTGCATGGTCGGCGAGAACGAATCGAGGAGGCCGAAAGCGATGTATACGGCGGCGTATATCGCCCAGCCTGCGACTATCACCGTGCGGCGGCCGATGCGGTCGGAGAGCGCACCGAGCGGTGTCGCGAATATCACTTTTATGATATGGAAAAAAGCCCAGATGATCGGAAGAAAAAGTATGGTGACGACCTTCGCCTGCGTCGCCGCGTCGCCGAATTTATTGACAATGGCCGCCAGCGGCGGTATCGTCTGCACGATGGAAATGAGCGCGCCGCTTTCACGCATGGCCTCTTCTACGCGGAAGAGGAGGAATGCATCGGATGAATTACCGAGCGTGAAAAGGAGCGCGACGGCAAGATACCGGAAGAAATTCGGCGACAAGCCCTTGGGTGAGAGGTCTATCTTCCCGGTACCCTGCGCGGGTTTCGCTTCCTTGACGAAGAAGATTATCACGCCGACGGCAAGCGCGCCCGGTATGATGGCGGCGGCGAACGTGATGCGTAGTCCGGTAACAACATCATTAACGCCGATGATGACAAAGACGATAAAGAGCGTGAGAATGGCGAGGAACGGCCCTATCACGGCGCCGGTATGGTCCATGGCTCGATGGAATCCATATGACTTTCCGCGTATCGAGGCGTCGACGGAAGAAGCGATGAGCGCATCGCGCGGCGCGGTGCGTATCCCTTTGCCCACACGGTCCGCCATGCGCACAAAGACTATCTGCCAGGCACCGGTCACTATCGCCGTGAGCGGACGGACTATCGATGATATGCCGTAGCCGATGAGCACGAGGAGCTTTCGCTTGCCGATGGCATCCGATATGACACCGCTTGCGAGCTTTAAGAGCGACGCCGTCGTTTCCGCCACGCCCTCGATGATGCCGAGTATGAGCGCGCCGGAACCAAGCGTTGCGACGAAGATGGGAATGAGCGGATATATCATCTCCGTGGCGGCGTCGGTGAAAAGGCTCACCAGACCGAGCATGATGACGGTCAAGGGTATCGCTTTCGATCGTATCCCGCGTTTCATATAATCACCTCAGGCCCGGAGTGTACCACGGATGTTTTTTTTTTCAAGCAGGATATCGATATTCCCGCGGCGGCATTTTCCGATTTGACAAGACCGCACGCGGGACTATAATCCTCCGATGGACGCTGCACTCACCTTCCGTACCGCGAATGAAGCTGATATCCCGCTCATACGTTCGCTCGCAACGGTTACATCATGGATGACTATATCATGACATACCGCATCGAGGAGCAGTGATGGACGCGATACTTATCGTACTTGAAAAACTCGCATACCTTGTCCTGCTCGTCTCTGTCGGCATCATCGCCGCGCATTTTAAACTGATAACCGATGAGGGCGTGCGCGTCATCAGCCGTCTCCTTGTGGATATTTTCTGGCCGGCGACGATACTCTCCTCGATAGCCTCGCAGCTCACGCGTGCGGACATCATCGCCAATGCGCTCCTCCCGGTGCTCGCCTTCGCGACCGCCGCCGTCGGCGTGCTCGTCGGGCTTGTCACGGTGCGGCTCTTCCGCTTCTCCGGCAAGGAGCGCGGGATATTCATCTACGACAGCGCGATAAACAATTTCGTCTATTTCCCGCTCGCGTTCATATCGACGATGATGCCCGGCAAGGGGCCGGCGCTCCTCTTCATCCACAATCTCGGTTTCATACTCGCGATATGGACCATCGGCGTGAGCGCGCTTCGCGGGAGCATGAACCTCCGCGAAAACCTCAAGGGCATCGTGCCGACGGGGCTCATCGCGACGGCCGTCGGTATCATCATCGCACTTTCCGACGTGAAGATGCATACGCCGCCCGCGTTCAACAAATTCCTCTTCCTCGTCTTCGACACGATCGGCAAGCCCACAATGGCAGTGGCGATGATAATCGCGGGCGTGGAGATATACAAGCTCGGGTTCAAGTCGCTTAGGTTCGACACCTGGAACATCGTCCTCGGCGTGATGCGCCTTGCCGTCATACCGCTTGTGCTCTTCGCCGCGGCGTT is a window from the Spirochaetota bacterium genome containing:
- a CDS encoding MFS transporter: MKRGIRSKAIPLTVIMLGLVSLFTDAATEMIYPLIPIFVATLGSGALILGIIEGVAETTASLLKLASGVISDAIGKRKLLVLIGYGISSIVRPLTAIVTGAWQIVFVRMADRVGKGIRTAPRDALIASSVDASIRGKSYGFHRAMDHTGAVIGPFLAILTLFIVFVIIGVNDVVTGLRITFAAAIIPGALAVGVIIFFVKEAKPAQGTGKIDLSPKGLSPNFFRYLAVALLFTLGNSSDAFLLFRVEEAMRESGALISIVQTIPPLAAIVNKFGDAATQAKVVTILFLPIIWAFFHIIKVIFATPLGALSDRIGRRTVIVAGWAIYAAVYIAFGLLDSFSPTMQLIMTFVLFAVYALFYSFTEGTEKAFVADLVPEKRRASAFGLYHFAVGIGALPASIIFGALYASLGARFAFSFGALLALAAMALMLGIVREGKKR
- a CDS encoding AEC family transporter — its product is MDAILIVLEKLAYLVLLVSVGIIAAHFKLITDEGVRVISRLLVDIFWPATILSSIASQLTRADIIANALLPVLAFATAAVGVLVGLVTVRLFRFSGKERGIFIYDSAINNFVYFPLAFISTMMPGKGPALLFIHNLGFILAIWTIGVSALRGSMNLRENLKGIVPTGLIATAVGIIIALSDVKMHTPPAFNKFLFLVFDTIGKPTMAVAMIIAGVEIYKLGFKSLRFDTWNIVLGVMRLAVIPLVLFAAALGLRALGVSREITLIFVLVGIMPVSINSISLSIRFGASARRAAEAAVFTHLFGIATIAVFMTAIQRFFG